The sequence TTTTTTAGGCTGATCTTTTTCGTCGGGCTGCGGCTTTTTAGGGTTGATGACATCCTGTTTTGATGCGGGCCGCTCCTTGGGCTTCCATATAAAGCCTTTTAGGATCTTGTCGTCGTCCTTAGCTTGCTTAATATTAATGGCATGATGTTCGGGCTTAAGAATAAACGCGGCGGTTGTTACTTCTCCGTTCTTCATGTTCACCTCAATGCGGCTGGCCATCGAGTGGGTCAGTTCGGTTACCTTGTCTTTTTTACGGTTAAAGTAGATGGCCTCGGCGTTGCCGTTTACCGTAGCGCGCGATATTTTGCTATCCTTAAAAAACACCCGCATGCGCTTGCCTGCCACCTGGTTGAAGAAAGCCGAGTCGCTTTTTTCGATATGCACAATAAACGCCGATGGATAAATATCCATATTATCGGCTTTCTTATTCTTCATGGCCAGGTTAATGGTGTCGCCCGAGATCTGCGCGCCCTGCGACCAGTACATCGGCTTGATATAACTGCGGATCACCGAATCGGAACTTGAATAGAACAGGGAATCGGCCTTACCCTGCAGATCTGATTTAAAGATCTTTACGTTATGGTGCGCGCTCAATATCCTGATGCGGGAGGAATCGCTCAGCTTCGGCGCCATTTTCAGCGAATCGGCGTGCAGCTTTGCTTTTAGTATAGAATCGGCCTGTAGCTTCTTTTTATCTACCGGTAATTTAACGCCGGGTTTGGCATCGGGCTTTTTGTCGGTCGCCGCTTTGGCATTAGCCTGCGCTTTGCCATCTGCCGCCGGTTTTTTTGCATCGGCTGCAACTTTCTTTTGTGTAGTATCGGGCGCTGGTTTTGGGAACAATGGCCGGTTGATATAATCCGGCTTTTCAAAAATAAGCGCTGGCATATCGGCCGATAAAAACTTAGGCATTGTTTTGGCCGTGTAGGGCACAAAAGGCTTGCGCGGTTTAATACTGGTATCGCGGATGCCAGCTAACCGGCGCTTCTCCTGCAGATCCTTTAGCGCTTTGTAAGTTAACACCTGTGTTTCCAGTGTATCGGCACCAATGTACATGGTATCGGTCTTCGACTTTTTAACCGAATCTTTTGGCGCCATAACCGGTTTGGCGTTTTTTTTCGCGGTATCGGCCAATGCGGTGTTTACATTTTTAATAGCGTTGGTAACCGCCTTATCGCTTACCGGCGGCAGGTTCTTCGCGGCGTTGAGGGCTTTGTTTACATCGGCTGGTTTAATATTATTAGCCAATGGTACAGTATTTTTAACCGCAGGGTTTTTAGCGATGGCTTTCGCCAGCGAATCGGCTTTGCCCGGAGATAGTTTTTTTACGGCATCAATAGCCTTGTTCACATCGGCGGCCTTCACATCCTTAACCAGCGGCATGGCATTTTTAACAGCGGGATTCTTTGCGATCGCCTTAGCCATCGAATCGGCTTTGGCAGTTGGCAATGTTTTTGGCAGGTTGGTTTTTACTACGGCATGTATAATGCTATCGCCCGGCGCCACTTCGCCAGTTTTTTTACTGCCTGCTGCCGACTGCGTACTGCCAACTGCTTTAGTGCTGTCGCTCTTTTCTGTAATTAAAATGGCGTAAGGCTTTTGGGTGATCACCGCCTTATCCTCGGCCTTAAAATACTCACCGAGGTTACCTTTCAGTATCATCTTTTGTTCCTTATCCTCAAAGGTGATGTTTTTGATCGCCTTGCCATAGCCCTTCAGTTTATCGTAAAACAAGCTATCGCCCTTTAGCGATTTGGTGCCCTGGCTATAACGGTTCTTCTTGCCGAAGAATGCTTGCTCGGTTTTGGTGTTGTAGGTGCCGTTCTCGGTATACAGCGTGTCCTTGTCCTTTTTTCCGTAGATATGCGTCGGCCCGTAAAAATAGGTGATGCGGCTGCCCGAGTTATAGCGCATGGTATCGGTTTTGATCAACGCGTCGGGACTGGTGGTTACTACGTTATACCTGAAATAGGCATCGCGGGTATTGGCGTCGTAATAGCCGTTGGTGCTGGTCAGTACGTTATCCTTGTTCACCAGCTTGCCGCCATTTACATAAGTGCCATATTTAGTGGCTGTATTATAGTTGAACAGGTTAGTGGTCAGCGTGGCGTCCTTATCAACCATACGTACGTGATTTGTCAGGATGGCTATTTTGGTTTTGTCGTCGTAGTTTAACTGATCGGCATATACGTGCAGCGTATCGCCCTGGGTAATTACCACATGACCATAGCAATCTATAATATTGGTGTTGGGATAGATAATGGTACTATCGGCACGCAGGGTAGAGAACTTTTGCTGGAACACCCCATTGATCACCACCGACACATCTTGTCCATTTAATTTAAAACCATGCCCCGTTTTAGAATCAATCAGGTTGATGGTGTTTTTTTGCTGGGCCATGGCAGCCGCGGCAAGTATCAGTATTATAGACGTTAAGAGCAGTTTCCTCACGTTGGCAAAATTAACTTTTTGGTTGCGCTTATTAAATTAATAATTTTGATGAATGCTGCCTGTGCAACGTTTCACCCATTTTATTGCCCAAAACCGGCTTTTTAATGCCGGTAGCAAAATATTGGCGGCGGTTAGCGGCGGCATGGATTCGGTGCTGATGGCCCGTTTATTAGCCGAAGCGGGGTATACTTTCGGCATAGCCCATTGCAATTTCCAGCTGCGCGGCGCCGAGGCCGATGCCGACCAAAGCTTTTGCCGTCAACTGGCGCAGGAACTGAACGTTGAATTTCACAGCATCAATTTTGATACGGCCAATTACGCTGCGCGGCATAAAATATCTATACAAATGGCTGCACGGCAACTGCGGTATCAATGGTTCGATCAGTTAAGTGCCAGGCATGGCTATACTACCATTGCTTTGGCACATCACCAAAACGATGCTATCGAAACAATATTGTTGAACCTTACCCGCGGCACCGGGATAGCCGGGCTGCACGGGATATTACCCGTTAACGGTAAGCTGGTGAGGCCCTTGCTTTTTTTGCAACGGCTGGAGATAGCCGATATCATCAGCCAAAATAAAATCGCCTATGTAGAGGACAGCAGCAACGCCTCGGCCAAATACGCCCGCAACAAGATCCGGCTGGAGGTAGTGCCAAAACTAAAAGAACTGAACCCCGCCCTCGAAGAGACCTTTGAGCATAACCTTCAGCATTTTCGCCAGTTGGAACAATTGCTGGAGGCCGAACTTGACCGCCAGCGCCTACGCTTTACCGGGCACGACGATGAACTGCACCTGCCCATCGATGCCGTAAAAACCATGTACCCGCAACAACTTTTGCTGTACAACCTGCTAAAACCCTACGGCTTTAACCGCGAACATGCCGATAGCATCATCGCATCGCTGGATAAGCATTCGGGGCGCTTGTTTGAATCGGCTGATTATACCTTAGTACTTGATAGGGGCACCCTGATCCTAAAGAAAAAATCCGGTGCCGGCCTGCAGGGCATCGGCATAAATGAAGGATGCACCGAAATAATTTACGGGCGCTTCCGTTTAACTTTACTGCACGATGATAGCCCGCTGGTGGTTAGGGATAACCCCATGGCCACATCTGTTGATGCTGCATTACTGGTATATCCGCTTATTGTGAGGCCCTGGCAGCCGGGCGATGTTTTTTACCCGCTGGGGATGACATCGAAGCAAAAACTGAGCGATTTTTTTGTGCATCAGAAAACCCCGCTGCATCAAAAAAACGAAGTGCCTGTGCTGGTAAACGGCAACGGTGATATTATTTGGCTTGGTGGTTACCGGCTTGATAACCGTTATAAAGTAAGCGATAACACTAAAAAAGTTACTATATTCGAACTGTATAAAACGCCATGACAGATAATTCGGTATTTACAGAAAAGCAATACCTGGGCCGCGAATGGATACCCATTACCATTCGCCTGGTGTTGGCCATGTTTTGTTTCGCGGCCTACTTTTTTACCGACGAACGCGAACGCAATGGCGATCTGCTGCTGGTAGTTGGCTTCGCCATTATCATCATATCCATCCTGATGGGGTTTTTGCTGCACTTCCGCACCCGGGTAATTAACAAAAGCATTTTGGTTGACGGCCTGTGGAGTAGCAAACTGGTAAAGATAGACCTGAACAGCATTGTTAAGGCCGAAAAAGGCAGCTACAGCCGCTACCTGTTTAACAACCCGGTATACAACCTGCACAAAAGCGGCACCATCCGCTTCTACACGGCTGGCAACGACGCCATCCACCTCACCGACCGCGACGGCCTTGTCTACATCATCGGCTCGCAACACGCTAACGAGTTTTTGCGGGCGATAAAAGAGGAGATGAAGGGTTAGAGATTAGTGATTAGTTGATCAGAGATTAGTTTCCTGTATACTTTCAACGTTCCCTCCCTGGGAAGGGGCGCGGTGGACTTGCGTTATGGCTGGGAGGGGTTTAGCCGCTATATCTTCTGTTCAATTCAGAAAAAAATGAACAAAAATCCTCGTTTTTTGAACAAAAATTGAACACGTAATTTACTGATTTATAATTCAATATATGCGTTTGTTCAGAATTTCAATTTTTCTCCTAACGGCCTTTTTTCTTGGTATTTACATATTCATTAATCTATCGAAAATAACATTGCAGATACCAAACTGAAAATAATACAACCTAAGTTGCGCAACAGCCACTCAAGGGAAAAGTAATAGGCCCCTGCGGCTATGAGCAAACCAACATTAATGAAAGCACAACCGATCATCCGATGAGATTGCCACGCTATCGCTCGCAATGACAATATCTTTTAATGTCATTTAACCATTAGAGGCCCGCCGGATTTTTATAACTCAACATGACATGTATGTTTTTCCGCTGAAGCCTCACCCTGCCCTCTCCAGAGGAGAGGGTTCCAAAGTCTCCCCCTTTGGGGGAGATTTAGAGGGGGCTTTCATCGGCATGTCATAAAAACCATTAGAGGCCGCCGGGATTATATTACTCAGCATGACGGGATGGGTAATTAGCGATCTATCGCCTTATGATACTCCTCCAAAGCCCTATCCAGCGGCTGGCCTTCATTGTGGATGCAATCGCAAAAAGCCATGCAGGCTTGCGGATTTTTGCTGTTGGGGCATTGTGCGGTGCAATCTTGCATGGTGTTGCGGGGCTTTATGTCAAATACCGTAACAATGGTAAGCACCAATAGGGCAACAGCTGCAAACGCCCCTGCAAAAAATTTAGCAGGAAACTTGTTACTTATAGCCATTGGGGCTGGTTCGTTAATAATAGCAACGGGCTGCTTAAAGGGGAGTATGTATTTCAGCCTGTCGTAATACCAGCACAGCAGGTACAGGCAGGCCATTACCATCAGCGGAGAGGAAACGAGAGAGCCGTCAAACCGCACTGCCAGCGAGAGGATGCATATATTAAGGATGATTGGGAAGTAAAGCAGTACACCCAGCAGCGCCGTGCGGGGGATCAGCAAAAGGATAGCCGCTGTAACCTGCGCAATACCAATAAAGGTATAATAGTAGCCAGTATGGCTCAGCGCCTCCAGGTAATGCCCCATAGGGTGGTTGTTGGATAGCGAAGTGAACCGCTCGCCCATGATCTTCACCATGCCCGATGGGATAAAGCCGGCGGCCAGCGCTACCCGGGTAAAAACGGTGAAATAACGCATCCATTTGTTATGGATAGCCTGGCGGTGCAGGCGGTCTATCTTGTATAGTAATTTCATTTTATAAAAAGTACTTTGTTTTGCAAAGTTATTATTTTATTTAATAATACCCCCATCTGCTTTTATTTTAAAACAATGTGCCGGTGTACTTGTTATCAACCATTCGCAGGGTTACAAATCGTTCCCCGTCAAAGCAACAAGCAATTTTAGCATATCACAAAATCTACCTGGTAAATGTCCTCAAGTAATAGCCTGCTATCGGTATCGGATAAGTTTTTGGAAGGTGGCGGCGAAATGGGGGCTTTAACCCGGTCGTTCAATTGGGCGGCCACCACGCTGGGGCATCCCGATACCTGGCCGCAAAGCCTGCTGGCTACGGTAAGCCTTATCCTTAACTCGCGTTTCCCTATGTTTTTGTGGTGGGGGCCGCAACTTATCCAATTTTATAATGATGCGTACCGGCCAAGCCTGGGCAATAACGGCAAGCACCCAACAGCATTGGGCCAGGCGGGCGAAGATTGCTGGCCCGAGATATGGCCCATCATCAAGCCATTGATAGACCAGGTACTGGCCGGCGGCGAATCGACCTGGAGCGAAGACCAGCTGATTCCCATTTATCGCAATAACAGTCTGGAGGATGTTTACTGGACCTTTAGCTATAGCAAGGTGCGCGATGATAAGGGCGATATTGCCGGTGTGCTGGTTACCTGTAACGAGACGACAGAGAAGGTACGATCGTACAATGCTATTAAAAGGGCCAGCCAGGAACTGGAGCTGGCCGTTGAAGCCGCCGACCTGGGCACCTGGGACCTGAACCCTAAAACCGGCAAATTTATGGGTAATACCCGGCTGAAAGAATGGTTCGGCCTGCCGCCTGATGAGGAAATTGCCCTCGGCGACGCGCTAAATTCTGTTATCGAAGCCGACCGGGATAACGTTACCGAAGCCATTACCAAAGCCACAGAAAAAGGCTCGGACGGGAATTATCATATTGTTTATACCATCGTCAATAAAAAAAACAAGGTGCAGCGGGTTGTAGAGGCCAATGGTCGCGCTGTGTTTGATAGTGATGGCAACGCTACCCGCCTGAGCGGTATTTTGCAGGATGTTACCGATGATTACCAGATCCAGCAGCGAAAGGATGAATTTATCAGCGTGGCCAGTCATGAGTTAAAAACGCCTATTACTACGCTAAATGCGTCGATGCAGATCTTGCAGCGGCTAATGAAGACCGACCCGACATCAGACAAGGTGCCAATGTTTATTAATAAGGCCAATAACAACCTTAACAAACTGGTGCGCCTGCTTGATGACCTGCTGAACGTTACCCGCATACAACAAGGTCAGCTGGCGCTTAACAAAACGATGTTTAATTTGGTTGATCTGATACAGGACTGCACCGACCACGTGCGCATGAACGGCGAACACGAGGTGATACTAAGTGGCGACAATGAGCTGATGATCTATGCCGATTACCGCCGTATAGACCAGGTGCTGGTAAACCTGGTGAACAACGCTGTGAAGTACGCCCCCCAATCAAAAAATATCGAGATAGATATCAGCCATACTGCCAACTTCGTCACTGTTTCCGTGCGCGACCATGGCATCGGCATCAACCCCGATAAGTTGCCACATTTGTTCGACAGGTATTATCGGGTGGATGCCTTAGGCCACCAATTCTCGGGGCTGGGTTTGGGCTTGTACATCAGTTCCGAAATTATCGGGCGCCATGGCGGGCAGATCGGCGTGGAAAGCCAGCGGGGCGAGGGTAGCCGGTTTTGGTTTACGCTGCCGATAAATGAGGAGGAGGAGGTTTAAAAACCGACACGAAATTTTCCTGAATTAATCGGATTACACCAATTTTTTGAATGGCGATCCTTTTAATTCGTGTAATTCGATTAAATTGTATAAAGCTTAAAAATCAATTCGTGCTGACACTCAAATCCTGACATTCCCCTTACCCATAATTCCCTATTTTTGCCCCAACACAAACTCCCCTGCCCATGGCTGCCGATAACGCTAAATTTAAAAAACTGCTTGAACTATCCCGTGGCGATTACAAAGCTTTCCTGTACGATTGCGACGGCACCCTGGCCGATAATATGCCCGCCCATACCGATACCTACATCCGCATTGCCGCAAATGACGGTGTTGATATTGACGGCGCCCTGATAGACGAACTGGCCGGCTGGCCCATCCCCGAAGTAGTTAAGGAAATTAACAAGCGCTATAATAGCAACTTCGATCCGGACAAATTCGCGGCCGATAAATATGAACTGTTTTACAACGAATATATCGAACGTATAAAACCCATCGAGTACGTTACCGACCATTTAATAGCCCATGCGGGTAAGTTAAAAATTGGCGTGGTATCGGGCGGCACCCGCCAGGCCATTATCAAAACCCTGCAGGTACTGGGTATACTGGACCTGGTTGATGTGCTGGTATGCGCGGGCGAGACGCCCAACGGCAAACCCTTCCCCGATCCTTTTTTATTAGCCGCCCGGCAACTGGGGGTACAACCGCAGGAGTGCCTGGTGTTTGAAGACGGCAACCCCGGCGTAGCAGCCGCAAAAGCTGCCGGTATGCCCTGGATAAGGATAGATAAAGTGTGATCATCCCACTATTAACCAATAGTAGAGCATCTGTACTATATTTTCTTAATTGTAATAAAAATAGCTGCTTTCATTATAAAAGAAAGTAATACTTCATCATATTTGCGTATCAGTTTATGATATGCGCCTGATTAACTATTACCCTGCTTACAAGCTGCCGGCATTTAATACGCGTTGCGCATGGATAATAGTTGTTTTTATTTTTGCCACCACACACTTGTTCGCGCAGCATGCGCCCCCATCTCCTTTTTCTGCGTTTAAATTCCTTAGTGATATCCCTGCAGATAAGCGGGTTGATAGCGCCACCGAGATCTATAAAAGCAAGTATCGCCGCTTAAACGAAGCAGTGCTGATGGCCGTGCTCGATAGCGTGCAGCAACTTGCCCAAAAATTGGATGATGAACCTTTAGAGGCCAGTGTTTACCTGATGCGGGCCGATTATTACTCGGTAAACAAAGGTTATAACCACCAAAGTATAGCGTACCATCAAAAAGCCATCGATTATACCGCGGCACACTATATGCCGGTTGAAAACGCGGTATGCCTGCATAAAAAAGGCTTATACTATTTCACTTTTAACCATAATATTGAAGCTTGCCGGTACTTTTTGCAGGGGATGGACAAATTCAGGCAAATTGGGTTTAGCCGCATCCCCAATATATCTACCTATATATTAGAGCAGGCCAAGTTTTATTATTCGCTTAAAGATTATGCCACCGCCGAACCGTTGCTGAAGTCGGCCCTGCAGTACCCTATCAACAATATCCGCACAAAAATTAATGTGGTAAATACCATCGGCCTTATTCACCGCGAGTTCGGCCGGTTTCCGCAGGCGATGGATTATTTTAATAAAGCGCTTAAAATAGCCCGGGCAAATAAAGACAGCGCCTGGATAGGTATCATGACCGGCAATATCGGTTCGGTTTATTTTATGCAGGGGCAGTATGTCAAGGCTATACCCTACCTGGTTGCCGATTATAAGGCCTCGTTAAAATACGCCCAATTTTCAAACGCAGCGCAAACTTTGCTTCGCCTTAGCAACATTAGTGTTAATAGCAACCGTGTTAAAGACGCGGCCGCGCAACTGGATTCGGTAGAGATACTGATACACAAAAGCCCCGGCGAAGACGTACTGGCCCTATGGGTGGATGTTTACAAGCAAAGGGAAAAACTGTGTCAATTAACCGGTCAGTACCGCGATGCTGTTAATTACGCTGTTAAATATGAGACATTGAAAGACAGCCTTTCTAAACGTAACAGCATAGCCGCTATAGAGCGGGTTAAGCTAACCTGGGAGGCCGAAAAGTACCGCGGACAAATAGACCATTTACATACCCAGGCCGATGTAGAGGCGTTTAAGCGCAATGCCATGGTGTGTATATTCTTTTTGCTATTGATCATCGTCTTGCTGCTGTTTAACCGCTACCGGCTAAATGCCCGGCGCGAACAGGAAATGCTGTTGCTGAGGAAGAAGCGCGTGGATGAAAAACTAAAAAACGCCGCCGAAGCCCTGCAGGAGTATACCGAAAACATCAAACAAAACAACGCCCAGATAGAAAAGTACAAAGCCGAGATAGCTGCTTTTAAAACCCGGTCGACCACAGATAAAGCCGGCGCCGAGCACCTGGAGAAACTGATGCAGGCCCATATCATGACCGATGAGAGCTGGAGCGAATTTAAAAAGCTGTTTACCAAAGTGCACGCCGGTTTTTTTACCAGGTTACGGAATGATTACCCTTACCTTACCGATACCGACATGCGCCTGCTCTCGCTGGTAAAGCTGGGCCTCAACAATCGCGAAATGGCTAATATGCTGGGTATAACTATCGAGGGTATAAAAAAATCTAAACAACGCCTGCGTAAAAAGATGCAGTTACCATTTGATACAGATATCGAACAAACAGTCGCGCAATTGTAGTAGCTAAGGGTGTTCCTTTGTCCTTGTTTTGTCCACGTCCCGGTTTATAACTAATAGATAATTCCCGTTTAACTTTACAGTTACATTTATCACAAAAACAGCCGCGGGTATTTCGCATCGGTATGATGCATCCGCGGCACATCTGCTAAGGTATGCCAAAGTTAAACATCTACATAGTTGAAGACGAGCCGCTTATATCGCGGATCCTGAAACAAACCGTGATGCGCCTGGGGCATAGCGTATGCGGTTCGGCCACATCCTATCACGACGCGATAGACGGCCTAAGGCAGGCTGATGCCGACCTGATCATCACCGATATTATGCTTGAAGGAGATAAAACCGGGGTAGACCTGGCACATTACATCAATGCGCATTTAAAAATCCCTTTCATTTTTCAATCTTCCGTTATCGACGAGGTAATTATTGATGCAGCGCTTAAAACAGGGCCTTTGATGTTTGTTCCTAAACCACTTGACAGGTACGCGTTATCAGATGCGATCTCAGCTACTTATGCTAAGGCGGTTGTGTATTCCTAAGCGTTGTCCACTATTTGTCCACCGGTTGTGGTTGTGTAACATTTACGCTTTGCCGTATATTTAACTATTGGATAATACAACCATTGGGAATATTCTAAAATAAAAAATGGAAGCAAAAATCGAAAAAAGGAAATGCCCCAGGTGCGGCACAGGTATTCTGGAATACAGAACGCCCCGGGCCTTGTGGGTAAAAGTATTCTTATTCTGGCTTCCCATACGACGATACAAGTGCGGGACTTGCAATAAAAAAACACATGTTTACGGTCAGCCGAAAGCCAATAGCAGCGATGAGAACAGGGCGCGCTTAGAAGCCCTTTAGCCGTAAATTAAAGCGCCAGTTTTATTAGTTGATTCCCATCTAAAACAGGGATGGCTGTTGTTGTATCTATATTCAGGCAAAAGGCAATATCTTCTTCAATACCCAGTTGTTTCAGCCTTTCACTGTGCGATGTTTTCTTAAGATACTGTTTAATATCTTGCTTACCCAACTGGAATAAGTCGTTAGCGGCCAGGGCAGGATCATCCAAACGATAACCATCGCCCTTTAATTGTTCGATCACCGCACCGGCAAACAGCGTATCCTCCAAATTAAAATTATACTTCCAGCCCGCGCAAACCAGCAGGATATTCTCGTTAGTGGTCTTCAGCCAGTTACATAATGCGGTAAGATTAAGGAACGATCCGATAGCGATCTGCTTTGCCTTGCGCGAGAGGTACAGCGCCTGCGTACCGTTGGTAGTGGTGAGTACAACGGTTTTTCCCGACACCTTTTCGGCGGTGTATGAAAATGGCGAGTTGCCGAAATCGAAGCCTTTTACCACCTCGCCATTGCGCTCGGCAGCCAATAAATAATCCGGGTGCTTTTCCTTATAAGCCAGGCATTCCTCTACCTCCGCCACGGGGATAATAGCTTCGGCACCGTTTTCAATACCGTAGCAAATAGATGAGGTAGCCCTGAAAATATCAATGATCACTACAACATATTGTTCAACATCATATAAATGTATCAGCGCCGGGGTAAGGCAAACCTCTAATTTTTTATCTAAAGCCATGGTATTTATCGGCTGCAAAAATAACAGAGAACACGAATTAATTATTAGCGACACGAATTTTTTCGAATGATGCGAATTACACAAATTGTTATCCCGATAATCCATTCGTGAAATTCGGTTAATTCTATTCGGGTTTTAGGATAATTCGTGCCCCCTCAAAAAATTTTCAAATGTTTTAAAATGTTTTCCAATCCCATCCGTCCTTATCTTTAAACAACAATATAATTGACAACAGCTACCCTGATGCCCGACGAAAAAAACAGCACTATCCTTAAAGCCGTTACGGCTTATGGTAAAAGCCTGCTGTCTTTTATCCGCCGCAGGGTAAAAACCGATGCCGATGCTGAAGATATCCTGCAGGATGTTTGGTACCAGTTCAGTTCGGTGGTGAATACCGGGCCTATCGAGCAAACAGGCGCGTGGCTATACCGGGTAGCCACCAACAAGATCACCGATAAATACCGCAAGCGGTCGGAGACCTTACTGGACGACCTGTTTTTAGACGATGAGGAAGGCGAAGATGACGAGGATACCGGTTTCCGAGCCATTTTGCTTACCGAGGCCAAAACACCTGAGACAGAATACATGCGCAACCTGTTTTGGGACCAGTTACTACTGGCGCTTGACGAACTGCCGGAGGAACAGAAGCAGGTTTTCATCTGGCACGAACTGGATGACATCCCCTTTAAGGTGATAGCCGAACAAACCGGCGTTAACGAACAAACCCTGGTATCGCGTAAGCGCTACGCGGTGCTGCATTTAAGGGAGCGGCTGAAGCAATTATATGAAGAGATAACACAATATTAAAAACATTAAGAAAATGAAACAAGTATTTTATAGAGGGCGATTTATATTTATTCCGCTGGCAGTTGCCGCCTTCCTGTCGCTCATCAGCTTTGTGGTGATGCAGTTATGGAATTGCCTGCTGCCCGGCATACTACACGTTACGGTCATTACATTTTGGCAGGCCATGGGCATATTTATTTTATGCAAGATATTATTTGGGTTCGGCAAAGGTGGCCGCGGTTTTGGCGGACGAGATGGTGGCCCCTGGATGCGCCATAAAATGGAAGAAAAGTTTAAGCACATGAGCCCCGAGCAACGCGAAAAATTTAAACAAAAAATGGGCGACCGCATGTGCCACTGGCGCGACCGTAACCCCGGCATGCGCCACCCGTTCGACCGTGAGTGGGATGTAGAGCAGGATAAGCAGGAGGGCACGGCGGAGCCGAAGGAATAAAGCGTTAACCTCAAAGTAACAATTCCCTCCCTTGGGAGGGGTGAGGTGAGGATTGCGTTGGCAGGGAGGGGTTTATACGATACAACAT comes from Mucilaginibacter mali and encodes:
- a CDS encoding OstA-like protein, with protein sequence MRKLLLTSIILILAAAAMAQQKNTINLIDSKTGHGFKLNGQDVSVVINGVFQQKFSTLRADSTIIYPNTNIIDCYGHVVITQGDTLHVYADQLNYDDKTKIAILTNHVRMVDKDATLTTNLFNYNTATKYGTYVNGGKLVNKDNVLTSTNGYYDANTRDAYFRYNVVTTSPDALIKTDTMRYNSGSRITYFYGPTHIYGKKDKDTLYTENGTYNTKTEQAFFGKKNRYSQGTKSLKGDSLFYDKLKGYGKAIKNITFEDKEQKMILKGNLGEYFKAEDKAVITQKPYAILITEKSDSTKAVGSTQSAAGSKKTGEVAPGDSIIHAVVKTNLPKTLPTAKADSMAKAIAKNPAVKNAMPLVKDVKAADVNKAIDAVKKLSPGKADSLAKAIAKNPAVKNTVPLANNIKPADVNKALNAAKNLPPVSDKAVTNAIKNVNTALADTAKKNAKPVMAPKDSVKKSKTDTMYIGADTLETQVLTYKALKDLQEKRRLAGIRDTSIKPRKPFVPYTAKTMPKFLSADMPALIFEKPDYINRPLFPKPAPDTTQKKVAADAKKPAADGKAQANAKAATDKKPDAKPGVKLPVDKKKLQADSILKAKLHADSLKMAPKLSDSSRIRILSAHHNVKIFKSDLQGKADSLFYSSSDSVIRSYIKPMYWSQGAQISGDTINLAMKNKKADNMDIYPSAFIVHIEKSDSAFFNQVAGKRMRVFFKDSKISRATVNGNAEAIYFNRKKDKVTELTHSMASRIEVNMKNGEVTTAAFILKPEHHAINIKQAKDDDKILKGFIWKPKERPASKQDVINPKKPQPDEKDQPKKSAPGKASAKGAPVKGSPAKTPPIAGDSVKVAAPAAKEALVPSTGKSTATKTDSVKKVPVPLKRDSTAAKKDTAKKAQ
- the tilS gene encoding tRNA lysidine(34) synthetase TilS — protein: MLPVQRFTHFIAQNRLFNAGSKILAAVSGGMDSVLMARLLAEAGYTFGIAHCNFQLRGAEADADQSFCRQLAQELNVEFHSINFDTANYAARHKISIQMAARQLRYQWFDQLSARHGYTTIALAHHQNDAIETILLNLTRGTGIAGLHGILPVNGKLVRPLLFLQRLEIADIISQNKIAYVEDSSNASAKYARNKIRLEVVPKLKELNPALEETFEHNLQHFRQLEQLLEAELDRQRLRFTGHDDELHLPIDAVKTMYPQQLLLYNLLKPYGFNREHADSIIASLDKHSGRLFESADYTLVLDRGTLILKKKSGAGLQGIGINEGCTEIIYGRFRLTLLHDDSPLVVRDNPMATSVDAALLVYPLIVRPWQPGDVFYPLGMTSKQKLSDFFVHQKTPLHQKNEVPVLVNGNGDIIWLGGYRLDNRYKVSDNTKKVTIFELYKTP
- a CDS encoding DoxX family protein, producing the protein MKLLYKIDRLHRQAIHNKWMRYFTVFTRVALAAGFIPSGMVKIMGERFTSLSNNHPMGHYLEALSHTGYYYTFIGIAQVTAAILLLIPRTALLGVLLYFPIILNICILSLAVRFDGSLVSSPLMVMACLYLLCWYYDRLKYILPFKQPVAIINEPAPMAISNKFPAKFFAGAFAAVALLVLTIVTVFDIKPRNTMQDCTAQCPNSKNPQACMAFCDCIHNEGQPLDRALEEYHKAIDR
- a CDS encoding PAS domain-containing sensor histidine kinase, whose amino-acid sequence is MSSSNSLLSVSDKFLEGGGEMGALTRSFNWAATTLGHPDTWPQSLLATVSLILNSRFPMFLWWGPQLIQFYNDAYRPSLGNNGKHPTALGQAGEDCWPEIWPIIKPLIDQVLAGGESTWSEDQLIPIYRNNSLEDVYWTFSYSKVRDDKGDIAGVLVTCNETTEKVRSYNAIKRASQELELAVEAADLGTWDLNPKTGKFMGNTRLKEWFGLPPDEEIALGDALNSVIEADRDNVTEAITKATEKGSDGNYHIVYTIVNKKNKVQRVVEANGRAVFDSDGNATRLSGILQDVTDDYQIQQRKDEFISVASHELKTPITTLNASMQILQRLMKTDPTSDKVPMFINKANNNLNKLVRLLDDLLNVTRIQQGQLALNKTMFNLVDLIQDCTDHVRMNGEHEVILSGDNELMIYADYRRIDQVLVNLVNNAVKYAPQSKNIEIDISHTANFVTVSVRDHGIGINPDKLPHLFDRYYRVDALGHQFSGLGLGLYISSEIIGRHGGQIGVESQRGEGSRFWFTLPINEEEEV
- a CDS encoding HAD family hydrolase, with protein sequence MAADNAKFKKLLELSRGDYKAFLYDCDGTLADNMPAHTDTYIRIAANDGVDIDGALIDELAGWPIPEVVKEINKRYNSNFDPDKFAADKYELFYNEYIERIKPIEYVTDHLIAHAGKLKIGVVSGGTRQAIIKTLQVLGILDLVDVLVCAGETPNGKPFPDPFLLAARQLGVQPQECLVFEDGNPGVAAAKAAGMPWIRIDKV